A window of Eucalyptus grandis isolate ANBG69807.140 chromosome 4, ASM1654582v1, whole genome shotgun sequence genomic DNA:
AGCATTCGATCTATGGTCTtccgtcaaaaaaaaaaaaatttgctcttCTGTTTCAATCATTTTATAGGTTCAGGGAAGGTTCCCAGAAGCATCTCCTaattcaaaagaaacaaaacaagaactGATTTCATACCTAAAACGGagactttcttgttttttttttcccaacggGTAAGATACTTTTATTAGACCGATATAAGGAAAGGGTGGATCAAAGAGAATAAATACAATATTGTGtgcaaaaaagcaaagaaaataaaaaagtaataatacTTGGAATGAGGTAAATTAATGCATAATGAAAGTTTAATTCCTTGATTTCCACGTATGTCATGCCATAATCACGTTCTTCCGAACTGTTGCACACGGGGCCTGCAACTGCACGCGCGACAAGCCAGCTAGCTGTGACCGTCCTCAGATGTAAACGTCCTCAATTGGCTCCTGCTAATGGGGCCTTCAACTGCATTCACAAGTGTGTCGACCACAactttagtttttatttttaatcatcGACCAATAGCATTCGATCTTATGGTCTTCGTCGTAAAAAATCGCTACATCCTGTTTCCACCATCTTTTCATAGACCCATAGAATTCTCCTATAACTACATTATTTGCTCATAACGTATTGACGCGGAATATTTTCTGTTTCCACCATCTTTTCTTAGACCCTTAGAATTCTCCTATAACTACATTATTTGCTTTTACGCGGAATATTTATCATcgagcgagagagggagagagggaaagagaggtcTGCTTAGCTGAGCAAATTACGGCTATGGCAAGCTCAGATGCTGGAACATCATGGGGAAGCGAGTACCAAGTGTTTCTGAGTTTCAGAGGACCCGACACTCGAACTGGATTTACCGATGTCCTCTTTCATAGCTTGATTGACGTTGGAATCCACGTGTTTCGAGATGATGAAGAACTCCGTGTCGGTGAAAGAATCGATGAATCACTGCTGCAAGTGATCAACAACTCCAGGATCTACATACCGGTCTTCTCTCGGAACTATGCTTCGAGCCAATGGTGCCTTTGCGAGCTCGCACAGATCGTGGCAAACACCTTGAAATCTGAAGGTAATAAAGAGATCCTACCTATTTTCTTTGACGTGGAACCTAACGATGTTAAATTGAAGACCCCACTATATCACAATGccatactcaatttggagcaCGAGAAGAAGTTGAGCAACGAGCAAGTAAATGTTTGGAGAGAGGCCCTCATGGAGGTTGATGCCATAAAGGGGTGGGAGGTGAAGAAATACAAAGGGTAAGCTAGCTATTTTCAAGATACTTGTTTCCCCAATTTTCCTTAACACTTAATAATAGATCTCAAAATTCCAGTATGATTGAGGTGGGAGTTTTATTATAGTAATACTAAATGATGAATCTTTACGTCTGCAAAACAAAATGTGAAGACATGATATTCAACTTCTACAGTTGTTGCTCGACAATTGCACAAATTTTTATACAACAATTTTGCTCGAAAATCCCAAGATTGCTACTCTCATGTTGAAATCAAGTTGAATTTTGGGTCATGACATAGCATCAACGTTGTCGAGGGCCTAAAAGTATGTTTTGGAGAGACCTTAATCTCCAATATGGACTTTTAGAATATCACTCCTAGATTTAAGGTCCCACTACTTATCAGATCATTGTGTAGTTTATCCAATGCTTGAATGACATCACTTCTAGTTAGGTAATCGTGAATTTTCTCACTAAAATGGATTTTCCATTGTGGCAGCCACGGAGAACTAATCAAATTGGTAGTTGCGAAGGTCGTGGAATGTTTGAAGTCAAAACATAGATTGGTGACTGAATATTTAGTTGGAATCGATGATCAAGTAGTAGCAGTAAGCAAATTATTAGATGTCGATTCCGATGGTGTGAGACTCGTTAAAATTTATGGCATGGGAGGTATTGGAAAAACTACACTTGCCAAGGTCATCTTCAACCTACTTTCTTCTCATTTTGGAAAGTGTTGTTGTTTCCTTGAAGACGTTCgagagaaatcatcaagaacCGATGGCTTAGTTCACTTGCAAAAAAGGTTACTATCCGAAATCGGCCATCCTACAGGAACAAAGAACATTGATGAAATTGATTATGGAATTAAGAGGATTGAAGAAATACTTTGTAATAAGAAAGTCCTTATTGTACTCGATGATGTTGATAACAATGAACAAGTGGAGAAATTAGTTGGAAAGGGTACTTTATATTCAGGATCCAGAATATTGATTACAACTAGACATAAAGATATCTTGCAAGTCAATAGACAAAATCATCAGATTTTAGATTATGAAATGGAGGTGATGAGTGATGGACATGCACTTGAGCTTTTCAGTAGGCATGCATTTAACACAGACTTTCCTTCAGATGATTACAATCATCTTTCAAGGGAGATTGTATTTGCTACCGGGAGACTTCCGTTGGCTCTTGAGGTGATTGGTTCATTCCTCTGCCACAAACCACAAGAACTATGGAAAGAGACATTGCATAAGTTAAGAAAAGCACCTCATGAGGATGTTTTTGGAAAGTTGAAGATCAGCTATGATGCCTTAAATTTCAAGCAACAACAAATTTTCCTcgatattgcatgctttttcaTCGGTGAAGATAAGGCAAATGCAATCTACCTATGGAAAGGTTGTGAGTTTTTCCCAGATACAGAATTGCTGCCCTCATTGGCATGTCTTTGGTGAAGATCGTGGAGAATGATAAGTTTTGGATGCACGATCAACTTAGAGATCtaggaagagaaattgttctCCAAGAGAATCCAATAAATCTTGAGGAGCGGAGTAGGATATGGATTAGGGAGGAGGGCCTTGATGCAATAAGACCAAAGGAGGTAAAGCACTTCTAGAGAGATCTAACTAGTTTTTGCCATAGATTCCACTACATTGTACCTTATTGGGTTTTtgtttactttcctttttataatCCTTTGGCTTTATGAGATAGAATACTAACATCACTCATTTCCCATTCTCATTTGCAGATAAACAAAAAGGTTCAAGCACTATCCCTTTATTCATCTAGACAAAGTATGCTTGATGACTTTGTTCAAATTAAAAGGATTGGAAGGTTTGAACATCTAAGGTTccttaaattatcaaaattaaccCTCATTAGAGATGCAACATTTCATCTTCCcaaatcaatattgatttcTTTGAATTATCCTCTGCAAAAACGGACCAACATGTACCTAAAGAATTTAGTTGTTCTTGAATTTGTCGACGTTATTTTCGCAGATGATCCGGGATTACAAA
This region includes:
- the LOC104442630 gene encoding disease resistance protein RPV1-like isoform X1, with protein sequence MASSDAGTSWGSEYQVFLSFRGPDTRTGFTDVLFHSLIDVGIHVFRDDEELRVGERIDESLLQVINNSRIYIPVFSRNYASSQWCLCELAQIVANTLKSEGNKEILPIFFDVEPNDVKLKTPLYHNAILNLEHEKKLSNEQVNVWREALMEVDAIKGWEVKKYKGHGELIKLVVAKVVECLKSKHRLVTEYLVGIDDQVVAVSKLLDVDSDGVRLVKIYGMGGIGKTTLAKVIFNLLSSHFGKCCCFLEDVREKSSRTDGLVHLQKRLLSEIGHPTGTKNIDEIDYGIKRIEEILCNKKVLIVLDDVDNNEQVEKLVGKGTLYSGSRILITTRHKDILQVNRQNHQILDYEMEVMSDGHALELFSRHAFNTDFPSDDYNHLSREIVFATGRLPLALEVIGSFLCHKPQELWKETLHKLRKAPHEDVFGKLKISYDALNFKQQQIFLDIACFFIGEDKANAIYLWKGCEFFPDTELLPSLACLW
- the LOC104442630 gene encoding toll/interleukin-1 receptor-like protein isoform X3 gives rise to the protein MASSDAGTSWGSEYQVFLSFRGPDTRTGFTDVLFHSLIDVGIHVFRDDEELRVGERIDESLLQVINNSRIYIPVFSRNYASSQWCLCELAQIVANTLKSEGNKEILPIFFDVEPNDVKLKTPLYHNAILNLEHEKKLSNEQVNVWREALMEVDAIKGWEVKKYKG